The Dunckerocampus dactyliophorus isolate RoL2022-P2 chromosome 1, RoL_Ddac_1.1, whole genome shotgun sequence genome has a segment encoding these proteins:
- the LOC129193992 gene encoding uncharacterized protein LOC129193992, translating into MALRMYEEKDHVAAYLQYRVTPEEMINRIMDFMKPKTQQKFNLAVDVGCGNGKGTILLAPFFDQVVGTDVSPAQLEMAQANSLCSNVTYRQCPAEELPFESSQVDLVTAMTAAHWFDRPRFLNEADRVLKSNGCLALLSYTMDMELEYGDATSALNNICDELYAALRPFKNPCLGSSSSKIYFDMFESCTYPDKEWNGSLRVNRTVTVNSFIGMVETFTSYQKLMRQDAAEAKRLSDDIRNKLMAAMQVSSPDTELTMVVRYFYMFARKP; encoded by the exons ATGGCTTTGAGAATGTATGAAGAAAAAGATCATGTGGCTGCCTATCTGCAGTACAGAGTGACTCCTGAAGAAATGATCAACAGGATTATGGACTTTATGAAACCAAAG ACGCAACAGAAGTTCAACCTGGCAGTGGATGTTGGATGTGGTAATGGTAAGGGGACCATACTCTTGGCCCCCTTCTTCGACCAGGTTGTTGGGACAGACGTTAGTCCCGCCCAGCTGGAGATGGCACAGGCCAACAGCCTTTGCTCAAACGTGACTTACAG GCAGTGTCCTGCAGAAGAACTCCCGTTCGAATCGAGTCAGGTCGACCTCGTGACGGCCATGACGGCGGCTCACTGGTTCGACCGCCCACGCTTCCTGAATGAGGCCGACCGTGTACTCAAGTCCAATGGCTGCCTGGCCCTGCTGAGCTACACGATGGACATGGAGCTGGAGTATGGCGATGCCACAAGTGCGCTTAACAACATCTGTGATGAG TTATATGCAGCTCTGAGACCCTTCAAAAACCCTTGTCTGGGCTCCTCTTCTTCAAAGATCTACTTTGATATGTTTGAATCCTGCACCTATCCGGACAAAGAGTG GAATGGCTCCCTAAGAGTTAACAGGACGGTGACAGTAAACAGTTTCATCGGCATGGTGGAGACTTTCACCAGCTATCAGAAGCTGATGCGCCAGGACGCCGCTGAGGCCAAACGTCTTTCTGACGACATCAGGAACAA GCTAATGGCCGCCATGCAGGTGTCCTCACCAGACACAGAGCTCACTATGGTGGTCAGGTATTTCTACATGTTTGCACGCAAACCTTGA
- the LOC129193979 gene encoding putative methyltransferase DDB_G0268948 isoform X2 → MQMQMRRKKPTSLLPFGLFNWQICQLVAASACRSVRCSAGIMALRLFEEKEHVAAYMQYRVENPQEVINRMMDFMKPKVQEKFNLAVDVGCGNGKGTVLLAPFFDKVVGTDVSPAQLEMALANSLCPNVTYRQCPAEELPFESSQADLVTAMTAAHWFDRPRFLTEADRVLKPNGCLALLGFTMDMELEYGNATSDLNNICEKFYAALRPFRNPCLGSSLSKIYLDMFESCTYQYKEWNDCLRVNSMVTINSFIGMVETATGYQELKRQDATEAKGLSDDIRNNQLRNKVTSNL, encoded by the exons ATGCAAATGCAGATGCGAAGGAAAAAACCGACAAGCCTCCTCCCTTTTGGTTTATTTAATTGGCAAATCTGTCAACTTGTAGCAGCAAGCGCGTGCAGATCAGTTCGCTGCTCCGCTGGAATCATGGCCTTAAGACTGTTTGAAGAAAAAGAGCATGTTGCTGCCTACATGCAGTACAGAGTAGAGAATCCTCAAGAAGTGATCAACAGGATGATGGACTTTATGAAACCAAAG GTGCAAGAGAAGTTCAACCTGGCAGTGGATGTTGGATGTGGCAATGGTAAAGGCACCGTACTCTTGGCCCCCTTCTTCGACAAGGTTGTCGGGACAGATGTGAGTCCCGCCCAGTTGGAGATGGCGCTGGCCAATAGCCTTTGTCCAAACGTGACTTACAG GCAGTGTCCTGCAGAAGAACTCCCATTCGAGTCGAGTCAGGCCGACCTTGTGACGGCAATGACGGCAGCCCACTGGTTCGACCGCCCGCGCTTCCTGACGGAGGCCGACCGTGTGCTGAAGCCCAATGGCTGCCTGGCCCTGCTAGGTTTCACAATGGACATGGAGCTGGAGTACGGCAATGCCACCAGTGACCTCAACAACATCtgtgaaaag TTTTATGCAGCTCTACGACCCTTCAGAAACCCTTGTCTGGGCTCCTCCTTGTCAAAGATCTACTTAGACATGTTTGAATCCTGCACCTATCAGTACAAAGAGTG GAATGACTGTCTAAGAGTTAACAGCATGGTGACGATAAACAGTTTCATTGGGATGGTAGAGACTGCCACCGGGTACCAGGAGCTGAAGCGCCAGGACGCCACTGAGGCCAAAGGCCTTTCTGACGACATCAGGAACAA CCAACTGCGAAACAAAGTCACCTCAAATTTATAA
- the LOC129193979 gene encoding putative methyltransferase DDB_G0268948 isoform X1 — MQMQMRRKKPTSLLPFGLFNWQICQLVAASACRSVRCSAGIMALRLFEEKEHVAAYMQYRVENPQEVINRMMDFMKPKVQEKFNLAVDVGCGNGKGTVLLAPFFDKVVGTDVSPAQLEMALANSLCPNVTYRQCPAEELPFESSQADLVTAMTAAHWFDRPRFLTEADRVLKPNGCLALLGFTMDMELEYGNATSDLNNICEKFYAALRPFRNPCLGSSLSKIYLDMFESCTYQYKEWNDCLRVNSMVTINSFIGMVETATGYQELKRQDATEAKGLSDDIRNKIMAAMQVSSPDTELTMVVKYFYMFARKP, encoded by the exons ATGCAAATGCAGATGCGAAGGAAAAAACCGACAAGCCTCCTCCCTTTTGGTTTATTTAATTGGCAAATCTGTCAACTTGTAGCAGCAAGCGCGTGCAGATCAGTTCGCTGCTCCGCTGGAATCATGGCCTTAAGACTGTTTGAAGAAAAAGAGCATGTTGCTGCCTACATGCAGTACAGAGTAGAGAATCCTCAAGAAGTGATCAACAGGATGATGGACTTTATGAAACCAAAG GTGCAAGAGAAGTTCAACCTGGCAGTGGATGTTGGATGTGGCAATGGTAAAGGCACCGTACTCTTGGCCCCCTTCTTCGACAAGGTTGTCGGGACAGATGTGAGTCCCGCCCAGTTGGAGATGGCGCTGGCCAATAGCCTTTGTCCAAACGTGACTTACAG GCAGTGTCCTGCAGAAGAACTCCCATTCGAGTCGAGTCAGGCCGACCTTGTGACGGCAATGACGGCAGCCCACTGGTTCGACCGCCCGCGCTTCCTGACGGAGGCCGACCGTGTGCTGAAGCCCAATGGCTGCCTGGCCCTGCTAGGTTTCACAATGGACATGGAGCTGGAGTACGGCAATGCCACCAGTGACCTCAACAACATCtgtgaaaag TTTTATGCAGCTCTACGACCCTTCAGAAACCCTTGTCTGGGCTCCTCCTTGTCAAAGATCTACTTAGACATGTTTGAATCCTGCACCTATCAGTACAAAGAGTG GAATGACTGTCTAAGAGTTAACAGCATGGTGACGATAAACAGTTTCATTGGGATGGTAGAGACTGCCACCGGGTACCAGGAGCTGAAGCGCCAGGACGCCACTGAGGCCAAAGGCCTTTCTGACGACATCAGGAACAA GATAATGGCCGCCATGCAGGTGTCCTCACCAGACACGGAGCTCACCATGGTGGTCAAGTATTTCTACATGTTTGCACGCAAACCTTGA